In Vigna unguiculata cultivar IT97K-499-35 chromosome 3, ASM411807v1, whole genome shotgun sequence, a single genomic region encodes these proteins:
- the LOC114176305 gene encoding uncharacterized protein LOC114176305 isoform X4 encodes MVKTPIPAFRRGLFSMKVTRIPNLFKCMRVWMIDDTDNSFSTPPFHIKYARQDVHLSIMISFYLSFDVCEVQSSSVILKFELMHAPITRTGPELQGSLDPYAASVHEYKIPPKALRGLHSYCPVHFDAFHAVLVDTSIHISLLKASYHTSQQKVSSESRGSEGAYVEDYVGSNKVMLIKALMAAYDILLEDLRRISTGIGKAIDLTEITFESDATEWFAPTPPASVKSVHGEPSLQLSDMAQVISAEKSAYCINNLTEKSIQPFSWDDHLLSSFQSLGNQLLCLWNIFLKFHRENRTKILEFLRKSWVIDRRTEWSIWMVYSKLKMPHQNMNYGVEGTSMSHGVHRSSILTRRFTDDPIQSATMRAELHRRGISQMRINNRSLQDMFIFGDPLLIPIIIIERLTNGNHSASVNLDFNPLDDKKRHIVENGSRAPKKLGGGSSQQNELVLRIVVFVHGFQGNHLDLRLIRNQWLLIDPKIQFLMSEANEDKTSGDFREMGSRLAQEVISFLKKKMDKASRSGTLKDIKLSFVGHSIGNLIIRTALTESIMEPYLRYLQTYVSISGPHLGYMYSSNSLFNSGLWILKKLKGTQCIHQLTFTDDPDLENTFIYNLSKEKTLANFRNVLLLSSPQDGYVPYHSARIEPCPASSVDFSRRGKIFMEMLNNCLDQIRAHSDDRVVMRCDINFNTSSYGRNLNTLIGRTAHIEFLESDIFAKFIMWSFPELFC; translated from the exons ATGGTGAAGACTCCTATCCCGGCATTCCGGCGCGGGTTGTTCAGTATGAAGGTGACACGTATTCCTAATCTCTTCAAGTGCATGCG AGTCTGGATGATTGATGATACAGACAACAGTTTTTCAACACCGCCATTCCATATTAAATATGCAAGACAGGATGTACATCTTTCCATCATGATCTCATTCTACCTGTCTTTTGACGTGTGTGAG GTACAATCCTCTTCAGTCATCTTGAAGTTTGAACTCATGCATGCTCCTATAACTCGAACTGG GCCTGAGTTACAAGGTTCTCTGGATCCATATGCTGCTTCAGTTCATGAATATAAAATCCCCCCTAAAGCTCTTCGAGGATTGCATTCATATTGTCCTGTTCATTTTGATGCTTTCCACGCTGTCCTTGTTGATACAAGCATTCACATCAGCCTACTAAAAGCTAGTTATCACACATCTCAACAGAAGGTATCCAG TGAATCCAGAGGTTCAGAAGGTGCTTATGTTGAAGATTATGTTGGGTCAAACAAG GTTATGCTCATCAAAGCATTGATGGCTGCGTATGATATTCTGCTTGAAGATTTGAGAAGAATAAGCACAGGCATTGGCAAAGCTATTGATTTGACTGAAATTACTTTTGAATCAGATGCTACAGAATGGTTTGCTCCTACTCCACCTGCATCTGTGAAAAGTGTTCATGGTGAACCATCACTTCAACTGTCTGACATGGCACAAGTAATAAGTGCCGAG AAGTCTGCTTATTGTATCAATAACCTTACTGAGAAGTCAATTCAACCTTTTTCTTGGGATGATCATCTCTTGAGCTCTTTCCAGTCTCTAGGGAATCAGCTCTTATGTCTCTGGAATATATTTCTGAAATTCCACAg GGAAAACAGAACAAAAATATTGGAATTTCTGCGGAAGTCCTGGGTGATTGATCGGAGAACTGAATGGTCTATATGGATGGTATACTCAAAGCTTAAAATGCCTCATCAAAATATGAACTATGGAGTTGAGGGGACGTCAATGTCCCACGGTGTACATAGAAGTTCAATACTTACAAGGAGATTTACTGATGAT CCTATTCAAAGTGCAACAATGCGTGCAGAACTGCACAGGCGAGGAATATCACAAATGAGG ATAAACAATAGGTCACTTCAAGACATGTTTATATTTGGAGATCCTCTGCTGATTCCTATCATTATTATAGAACGCTTGACAAACGGGAACCATTCTGCCAGTGTGAACTTAGACTTCAACCCTTTGGATGACAAAAAAAGGCATATAGTAGAAAATGGATCCAGAGCCCCAAAGAAGTTGGGTGGTGGCAGTTCACAGCAAAATGAGCTTGTTTTGAGGATAGTCGTTTTTGTTCATGGATTTCAG GGAAATCATTTGGATTTACGGCTTATTCGGAACCAATGGCTTTTAATAGACCCCAAGATACAATTTCTAATGTCAGAGGCAAATGAGGATAAAACATCTGGAGACTTCAGAGAAATGGGATCACGGCTTGCCCAAGAAGTGATCTCCTTCCTGAAAAAGAAGATGGATAAAGCTTCAAGAAGTGGAACCTTGAAGGATATCAAGCTTAGCTTTGTCGGTCATTCTATTGGGAATCTCATTATCAGGACAGCCTTAACAG AGAGCATCATGGAGCCATATCTAAGATACTTGCAAACCTATGTCTCCATATCTGGTCCACATTTGGGTTATATGTATAGTTCGAACTCTCTATTCAATTCAGGGCTGTGGATACTGAAGAAGCTCAAGGGCACACAATGCATTCACCAACTTACATTTACAGATGACCCTGATCTTGAAAATACTTTCATCTATAATCTTTCCAAG GAGAAGACATTGGCTAACTTCCGGAATGTGCTTCTTTTGTCATCACCTCAG GATGGCTATGTTCCGTACCATTCTGCCAGAATAGAACCTTGCCCAGCATCTTCTGTGGATTTCTCTAGAAGAGGGAAAATCTTCATGGAGATGCTGAATAATTGCTTGGACCAAATCCGAGCCCACTCTGACGATAGGGTGGTCATGCGCTGTGACATCAACTTCAACACCTCTTCCTATGGCAGGAACTTAAACACACTTATTGGACGGACAGCTCATATCGAGTTCTTGGAATCTGACATTTTTGCAAAGTTCATAATGTGGTCCTTCCCAGAGCTGTTTTGTTAG
- the LOC114176305 gene encoding uncharacterized protein LOC114176305 isoform X5, whose translation MALLKNGVWMIDDTDNSFSTPPFHIKYARQDVHLSIMISFYLSFDVCEVQSSSVILKFELMHAPITRTGPELQGSLDPYAASVHEYKIPPKALRGLHSYCPVHFDAFHAVLVDTSIHISLLKASYHTSQQKVSSESRGSEGAYVEDYVGSNKVMLIKALMAAYDILLEDLRRISTGIGKAIDLTEITFESDATEWFAPTPPASVKSVHGEPSLQLSDMAQVISAEKSAYCINNLTEKSIQPFSWDDHLLSSFQSLGNQLLCLWNIFLKFHRENRTKILEFLRKSWVIDRRTEWSIWMVYSKLKMPHQNMNYGVEGTSMSHGVHRSSILTRRFTDDPIQSATMRAELHRRGISQMRINNRSLQDMFIFGDPLLIPIIIIERLTNGNHSASVNLDFNPLDDKKRHIVENGSRAPKKLGGGSSQQNELVLRIVVFVHGFQGNHLDLRLIRNQWLLIDPKIQFLMSEANEDKTSGDFREMGSRLAQEVISFLKKKMDKASRSGTLKDIKLSFVGHSIGNLIIRTALTESIMEPYLRYLQTYVSISGPHLGYMYSSNSLFNSGLWILKKLKGTQCIHQLTFTDDPDLENTFIYNLSKEKTLANFRNVLLLSSPQDGYVPYHSARIEPCPASSVDFSRRGKIFMEMLNNCLDQIRAHSDDRVVMRCDINFNTSSYGRNLNTLIGRTAHIEFLESDIFAKFIMWSFPELFC comes from the exons ATGGCATTGTTAAAAAATGG AGTCTGGATGATTGATGATACAGACAACAGTTTTTCAACACCGCCATTCCATATTAAATATGCAAGACAGGATGTACATCTTTCCATCATGATCTCATTCTACCTGTCTTTTGACGTGTGTGAG GTACAATCCTCTTCAGTCATCTTGAAGTTTGAACTCATGCATGCTCCTATAACTCGAACTGG GCCTGAGTTACAAGGTTCTCTGGATCCATATGCTGCTTCAGTTCATGAATATAAAATCCCCCCTAAAGCTCTTCGAGGATTGCATTCATATTGTCCTGTTCATTTTGATGCTTTCCACGCTGTCCTTGTTGATACAAGCATTCACATCAGCCTACTAAAAGCTAGTTATCACACATCTCAACAGAAGGTATCCAG TGAATCCAGAGGTTCAGAAGGTGCTTATGTTGAAGATTATGTTGGGTCAAACAAG GTTATGCTCATCAAAGCATTGATGGCTGCGTATGATATTCTGCTTGAAGATTTGAGAAGAATAAGCACAGGCATTGGCAAAGCTATTGATTTGACTGAAATTACTTTTGAATCAGATGCTACAGAATGGTTTGCTCCTACTCCACCTGCATCTGTGAAAAGTGTTCATGGTGAACCATCACTTCAACTGTCTGACATGGCACAAGTAATAAGTGCCGAG AAGTCTGCTTATTGTATCAATAACCTTACTGAGAAGTCAATTCAACCTTTTTCTTGGGATGATCATCTCTTGAGCTCTTTCCAGTCTCTAGGGAATCAGCTCTTATGTCTCTGGAATATATTTCTGAAATTCCACAg GGAAAACAGAACAAAAATATTGGAATTTCTGCGGAAGTCCTGGGTGATTGATCGGAGAACTGAATGGTCTATATGGATGGTATACTCAAAGCTTAAAATGCCTCATCAAAATATGAACTATGGAGTTGAGGGGACGTCAATGTCCCACGGTGTACATAGAAGTTCAATACTTACAAGGAGATTTACTGATGAT CCTATTCAAAGTGCAACAATGCGTGCAGAACTGCACAGGCGAGGAATATCACAAATGAGG ATAAACAATAGGTCACTTCAAGACATGTTTATATTTGGAGATCCTCTGCTGATTCCTATCATTATTATAGAACGCTTGACAAACGGGAACCATTCTGCCAGTGTGAACTTAGACTTCAACCCTTTGGATGACAAAAAAAGGCATATAGTAGAAAATGGATCCAGAGCCCCAAAGAAGTTGGGTGGTGGCAGTTCACAGCAAAATGAGCTTGTTTTGAGGATAGTCGTTTTTGTTCATGGATTTCAG GGAAATCATTTGGATTTACGGCTTATTCGGAACCAATGGCTTTTAATAGACCCCAAGATACAATTTCTAATGTCAGAGGCAAATGAGGATAAAACATCTGGAGACTTCAGAGAAATGGGATCACGGCTTGCCCAAGAAGTGATCTCCTTCCTGAAAAAGAAGATGGATAAAGCTTCAAGAAGTGGAACCTTGAAGGATATCAAGCTTAGCTTTGTCGGTCATTCTATTGGGAATCTCATTATCAGGACAGCCTTAACAG AGAGCATCATGGAGCCATATCTAAGATACTTGCAAACCTATGTCTCCATATCTGGTCCACATTTGGGTTATATGTATAGTTCGAACTCTCTATTCAATTCAGGGCTGTGGATACTGAAGAAGCTCAAGGGCACACAATGCATTCACCAACTTACATTTACAGATGACCCTGATCTTGAAAATACTTTCATCTATAATCTTTCCAAG GAGAAGACATTGGCTAACTTCCGGAATGTGCTTCTTTTGTCATCACCTCAG GATGGCTATGTTCCGTACCATTCTGCCAGAATAGAACCTTGCCCAGCATCTTCTGTGGATTTCTCTAGAAGAGGGAAAATCTTCATGGAGATGCTGAATAATTGCTTGGACCAAATCCGAGCCCACTCTGACGATAGGGTGGTCATGCGCTGTGACATCAACTTCAACACCTCTTCCTATGGCAGGAACTTAAACACACTTATTGGACGGACAGCTCATATCGAGTTCTTGGAATCTGACATTTTTGCAAAGTTCATAATGTGGTCCTTCCCAGAGCTGTTTTGTTAG